GTGCCACGTCGTTGTTGATGCGACCCTCAGTCCTTGCTCTCAGCGCCAGGCTGACGAACCACATGCAGGGCACCCAGAATTTGTTGTGTGGGGAGGGCAGCTCCTCCAGGTGCCTCAGCTCTTCTGAGGTCATCAAACCTAAGAGGGACAAACAGCGTGGAAATGAACGCGGCCAAGTCACATGTGTTTGTTTTGCAACAAGTGGTGGCTTGAGTTCAGGTCATAAACCCAGTTATTATGTTACCCAGTGCATTACACTTAGTTTAACCACTTAAGATGGGCTCAGTGTGAACCTGTGTCATGCTGCTCCATTAGCACTGCCTCACAGCCTCTCAAAGACCTTTAAATGACTCAGACTGAGCTGAAAACCAGTGGCTTTGGTTGGTTTCATCTTCACGCCTTACCTGCCTGCACCAGATGCTCCATGGTGGGAAACCTCTTGTAGACGGCTGTGCTGACAGAGCGGTAGATAAGCACACCTGAAAGGTTGACGTAGCGCATCAGAGTTCTTCGGGTCAGCCTGGAGGCCTCGTCAGTCCCACGAACATGACCTCCTACTAATGCTGCCAAACGGTCTGGCCAGGGTACGTTCTCAAACTGGCCCCACCAACGGGACACGACCAAGGTCACATAAAAACCTGTTTCAAGAGTTTAACAAGTATAACTAGTTGGATAGCAGATTTCAATGACGGTGTCGAAGAACATAAGAGTTCGGCTTAGATTAACAGGGAAAAAAGTCAGTCCCGACTCACCCAGCACAAATGACACAGGGATGAGTTCTGCATAGCGGTCACAGTATATTGCAATCTTCTCAAAGAGCCTCCTCTGGTCATTTTTCAGCACAAACCTGAAGAATGAAACGTACGATTAGATTTAAAAGCACCGAGGTGGGCACTGTGACAAAGAGCTCGAGTCACACTCGCTTGCCTAATGTAAtctgggtttttgttttttgtttagtcATCTGTGGTTCCCACTCGGTGTAGTGAAACTCTCCTCAAGGGATCCCTTCTTTTGTAAAAGAGTTTGGGACCCTGTTTTCAAAACTGTAACATAGCAACATGTAGACGTGCGTCATTCCACGCAGCTGAAAGAGCTTCTTGTCAATGGTTACCTATAAACGATACTGAGGAAATAGTAGAGCAGAGTGAAGATGATGAGCTCCCTGTAGAGCAGCTTATAGATGCTGCCCTTCCATCGCAGGAGCAGGTGAAAGAAGGTCCCCAGACCTGCATCAGCAACTCTGCGAGAGTATGTCACTGTCATTGCTGCTACTGCTTGTTGGCCAACTTCCCGACTGTTTGTGGTCTGACATGAAGGAAACCAGAGTAGTTTTGTTTTCTGGGCTTCGCCTGAGCTCAACTTCAGCAATCAGCGTGGAACTCATAAGGCCAAGCTGGTCACAAACCTACAACAATAAACAAGACAAGGAAGTTTATCTCTGGTATGTTTCTGAATTATTCTACATTCCAGTCTGGATCCCCATTGTGACCGAGAGCACTGTCCCCATGTCAAAtcgacattttttttctccatttagcATTCAATTGATCATTTTGATTAATACATTCCATGATTTTACTAATGCACTACAATTTCTAGGGTAAAACATATAGAGCCCAACCAGAGAAGTGCAACATTTAAAGCTCCCAACAGATCACATGTATTCACTTACCCCTGACAACGAAAATGCCTGGCCATGATATTCACTGTGGTTCGAGATGTATGGCGGCAGTATCCAAAGAGAATGTTGGAAACAGGAAAgtaggaaaggaaaagagagcaAGGGACTTTTACACCTCCGGTCACTTGATGTGTTAATCCGTTTCTGTAACAAAGCTGCATTGTTAGGCCGGGTCCTGTTAATCTGAACAAATCTGAGTACTGCAGGGCTCCCACTCTGCAACAGATAGGCTGGCTAAAGTGAATGCTGAGGAACAAATCTCAGCAATGTCTGAGACATCCTTTCAAAGTTTAACAACACTCACGCTGTCATTTTACTGTGTCAAACAAACGCCTCTGAACATATTCTCTTCATATGCACTTGTGTTTTTCCATGCAAAGCAGTGGCAGGTATTTGATTGTGGAAAACTGCTGTGTGCGACCCCctccactggaaaaaaaaagtgttcagcTGAATTGTTACTGGTCAGAAGGTGTTAGTGATTAACCCTTCCTGGCTAACTGGCGGACCAACAGCAGGGCGAAGTGCGGCGAGCCAAACTCTAGAAGTAGAGATTATCAAAGCAGAATTTCTGCTGATTTTGCAGATATTTTGGTGCACTTGCAACTGGGAATCAGTTTTGTCCATCTAGGTGAGTATATTCTATGAATTTCTGTCACACTCGGTGGTGTGTGATACTTGTGTTTGCTCAGGATATCTCAAAGAAAGAAATTCCTTTTGCCTGACCAGCTGCAAAGTAAAGAGCCCGTCTTCCTGTAGCTCTGCAGTACAAGGGATATGTCTGAGTTGTGGTTTAAACTTTGCAGAGGTCACATCATGTCACATGCAGGACTGTTTAAACTCTCAtaagctttttgtttttcttgtgattttaaGTACCCGACTCTGTCTTCCCTAGATCTGAAGGGTTTTGAGCGCCCGCAAGTATTGGGGTCATCCTACAACTCCTTAACCATTCATCTAACTAAGTCATCACTGGAGATAACTGGCAGCTTCTCTGCATCTCTGCACCGCCTGAGAAAGACACATGGATGCTTTAGAGGGGATTCACAGCGTCCACATTTCCTCATCTCCACCGTCTTCAGTGCCATCAAACCCGGGGTATGAAGTCCTCAAAGCAGGGAGATCTGGAATAGCAGTCTACTCGTCTCCAGTCTTCTTCGGGACATCTGATGTGCCAGCGGTCAGACACAAGTCCAGCAAGGTctctgaggaggaggagcgcTGTGCTGTTGGACAGTAAGTTTTGAGTCCTAATGCACAGCAGCGAAAAATGTCTATATGGGTCAAAGGTTTTGTTGGTTAAAAAGCCAGGCAGGAAGGTCTGTTGTGCTGTGTAAGCCATACAAGTTGATAGATGCTCCAGGCCAGCTCAAGTTACTCCTCTTTACTTAGGAGAGGAGGTTATAACATAATATGTAAAGATACAGCTACATATTTATGGTCACACAATAACAGAAAGGATGATCACCATGTCCAGATATTAGTGTAGAGAAATACTGTCACTGATTTTTTTAGTAGCCCGTTGGACATGATGTTATAACAACCAAATATTCAGTCAAACCTCACTGATAATAAGGCTGTTTAAAGTGTGAGTGACGACTTCTTACTGCGAAGGATGTTTCCTTTAGGATTGTTGATGCTTTACACAGAATCATCACATAATGGTGAGACCTGGCTGGTCAGGTCAAGTGACAACCTGGAGCTAAAAGAGTCTGCTCAGTGGAAATCCATCACTGTACGATACAATTTTAAGCGTACTTCACCGGTATAATCTCACAGTACAGCGTAGTTATAATGTAGGTGTAGAGAAAACTGGACAGCGTAACCAGAACTGGGtgttttagtttaatttagttttttgacCCTGATTAGAAGTTACCGAGGTGAGCAtctttaaccccccccccacaatcCTCACTCTCCCCGGTGATGTGATTGGCCACTTACTTCATGACTGCAAAATTAGAAAagtgtaaataatgtatgtcatAGCATGGGAGATTGCACTGACTCGTGTATTTGAACATTTTGTTGATGTATGTCCAACATAACTTATTTTCATGCGCAGACACGAATTTAAGAAATCAAAGACAAAGAATgcaacctttaaaaaaaacatttaaaacaataatactAATAACACGTGTACATCAAGCAGgacatttaatgaaaaaaaaaaaaaaaaaaactttataagGTCACATTTAAGAGATGACACATTTTATGTCTGTTGGTTTTGTTTCCAAAATTCTATTTCTATGCTTTTTGGGCATATTTGCACTGCAACACTTCAACATATTCAGATGCTGTTTTGCAGAGCATCACCAACAAAAACCCCCCCAAAGCAGACAGTTTGCCCTGAGGGGCCCGAGCTTGACTTTTTGTGAAATGTTGCATTTCCATCAGACTTCGTTGGCAACATGCACCACTAATAACTAATTTGTGCGGATTTAGTAAGGGCTCCATCGGTACTCCTGTGGGTTTTAGCTTGCTCTGGATGTTTCGGGACGGCGGAGCTCAGACGGCTGACTTGCGGCTTTGCTTCTGAGTGTTGCCCCAGTGTGTGAGCCGTGGTTGGTTTGTGACTCCGGACGGGATGGGTCGGCCCGGGTAGATGGGAGTGGATGCGCTGTCATgtgacttgtgtgtgtgtgtgtgtgtaagagagaaAAGGGCAGAGACAGAGGAGACTGTCTTTCTTGATTGGAAATCATAAGGAAGCACTGGACCGTATTCCTGGAAGGTTTAATCCAAGCCGGAGTCAGGTTTGTGCTTCCTCTCTTCCTGTTCTCGGTGGTTGTCTACGTCAGCGTCCGCATTCCTCTGCTGTGATTTAAAACGGCTGGGGACAGTTTCACTGAAACTCGCTAACGTTAGCTCAGTTTGtgcactttatttttatttttttgtccatttgaCAACGGCAACAGTAGAAGGAAGGTGGAGAGGAGACACTGACAGCTGCGTTGACAGGAGAGGTTTGTCTGCTGTCCCGGGCACCGTCGGGGTAAGGGTGGATACTGACAacagctctctctctctgtggtaAAAAGTTGGAGCTAACTAGCCGAGTCTGCTAAAAACCTCTGCTGGTAGTTGCCTGCTctgctctttaaaaaaaaaaaaaaatagtagctGTGACTAACAGTGTTATCTGTCAAGTTTTGATCGAAACGAAGTACTGGGATTGCTAATGCAGCACCAAAGGGTCTCAAGCTATGGCCCGGGGTCCCTCTGGGGCCCCCCGGCTGAGGCACTGTTTTGATTGTCACTCAGTGGGAACATAGCTGGAAAGAGGATCTGTTGGTGCTGTCAGGACGACGTGCAGATACTTTTCAGGACCTAGTATAGAAACtctcttgattttgctgccataACACAGCTGCTGATCGTAGAGCTCAACCTGTCTGAGATTTACAGGGACATTGTACCAGAGAGTCTCTGTTAATGTTTACAACGGTAGTTTACTGTCACAAGCTGCAAGTCACAAGACAGAAGTGTACCCATTGGTTGTAATATCCAgtactttctttgtttttttgttttgtttttttaaatagaaaaacCTGAATATACAAATTTCAATCTGTAAGAAATGGTACGCTTATACATTTGAAACCATCAGTTGGAGCCTCTGGTTTATGTATATGAGGATGTTCTGGTTTGAGTGTTGTGgtgaacaaaattaaatgttaaaataaaaCTGAGTTAATACGTCTCTGAAAAAGCTGGAGCCATTCAGACCCCGGGCCCTGTTTAGAATAGCCTTTCTAAATCCTGAAGGGAAAACAAGCAAAGACTGTTGCCTTCGACCGCTATCGGCTCTGTCACTGATTGcttttgtgtgtatatatatatatatatatatattttttttttgtgcttttgtgaAGGTTAGTAGATCTGGATCCAGAGCCAGAGTCCAGAGTCGGGGGAGGGGGCCAGGCTGGGCCCACCTCAGGCAAAGCCCATGGCGAGCTCTCCCGGCTCCGCAGCTCCTCACTGGAGatcaaagaaaaggaaataagAGAAAAGGGCTCAGAGATCCTCAGGGAACAGCTGGACGCTGCAAAGAAGGTGTTGTAACCTACTCAGTACTTGCATGTATAGATGCAAAAGATGGGCGTGAAATGGAAAAAGAATTGACGGCGCAACTGTTCTTCCCTGTTAAATGTGTCTGTTGCCTTTCTCTCCCTCCCATCTCAGGAACTGAAACTAAAAGACAAGGAGTGCGAGCGTCTTTCACAAGTCAGAAATCAGCTGGAGCAAGAACTGGAGGAGCTGACTGCCAGTCTGTTTGAGGTCAGCGGCGTGCAACACTTTCTGCTGAGTGCACTGTAATGTTGGCCGCCCAAGATGAGGGAAGAGATTCTGCTAAAGTTCTGAAATTTGCAGATGGCCGCAGTTTTAAACCTGGAGGGGGGGGGACAAAAACAAGTGGAGTGGTTTCCTGCAACAGTAAAGCCACCAAATATTTGAGCAACCCCCCGCAGGGCAGGAAAACTAGATTTTGAATACTGAATATCCTTTCAATCGGAAATGAACCGtctcatattttttatttgggAACCTTCATGTGACCGAGAGATTACTTCTTCGATGAAAGAAgctgtaggtttttttttttttttaaatttaattttcttATCTGGCAATGATGAGATGATCAGCGATAGATTGTCAATTAGTCAGATTTTTTTCCAATTCTTCCGTCATCTTTTCAACAGGAAGCTCATAAGATGGTGCGCGAAGCTAATGTGAAACAAGCAGCGGCCGAGAAACAACTGAAGGAGGCCCAAGGGAAGGTTTGTTagtctgtttttctttaatcCAGGTCCAGTGTGAGTCGTTATCAGGGTCCAGACTCATTGTCCACCCAATCCTCTTTCAGTGCTATGGATATATTTACTGTAATTctcattatatatatttttttcgtATCTGTATTTTTGCTCAGATTGACGTTCTACAAGCAGAGGTGATGGCACTCAAGACGCTGGTGTTGACGTCCACACCTTCTTCACCGAACCGCCAGCTGCATCCACAGCTGCAGTCTTCAGGTACCAGAGGAGCGCACAAACACGTCGGCCACATCCGGAACAAGAGTGCCAGCGGCGCCTTTGCCGCCACATCCACAAAACCAGAACTTTCATCCGTTTCCATTCAGCCTGTGGCTAAAGAGGACCGAGAGGTAACCAGGAAGAAGTTTCTACAATTGTCCCTCTTCTCTCTAAGTGTGCGCCTGTAACTCGAAGCGTGTGGATTTCTCCCCCTTCCTCTCGCTGGTCGCTCGCTCTGCTGTTTTGCATTAAGTGAAGCTCTCTTTgcttcttgtttttctctctttcaagACTAGCCTCTCCCTGACCCTTTCTTCCTGTCCGTCTCTGGTGTCTCTATCTCTCTCAGCCTgctgttcctgctcttctctCTCTGATTTTCTGCCTCCTGCCTGGCCAGCCTGTCAGTTTGAACTGTGACCCCAGTTTGCAGGAGCGGGGCGTGGGCGTTGGCACTGACAGCACACAGGTAACTTCGAGCCTTCAACTTGGACTTATAAATCTCTCAACTGTAACAAttggcagtgtttttttttttttttttggtgattaGCTGCATTTTTCAGACCTAAGTAGAGATCTTTGTGGAGACAAGAGGGTAATCAATCCAGTGTCAAGTGCCCCTTTCTCTAGTTGGCGAGTCGgagctttgtttttattttgtggtGGCTTtaagtagtaataataatatgaAAGGTATTTATCAGCAAAACACATGACTTGTACTCGAAGCCTACTGATAATTACATATATAAAGTCTAACATCAGTTATAAGACATCCATGTGCCACAGGGACAGAACTGCAAAGCCTCCATGTGTCTGTTTCATCTACCGGCATCATTTCATAGTCATGTCAGCCGGTGACTTTCCTGATTGGAGGGGAAAGAAAAGATTCCAAATGAACATTATGTAATCCCAGTTGGGGGTGGAGTTAGCCACTCCACTCCACCCCTTTCTCCTGCAAGGTGTAGCTCTTGTGAGATCGGTCATGCAGCTTTGTGCGCCCATGCAAATGTAAATGAACGCGCCAATTGCACTCAACTGCCCCTGAAGCACATATTTAGGTCATGAGCGAGCGTACAGCAAATGGCCTCGGAGCTCGCGCCAACACGCAGCAAACAGAGCGTAACAAAcgggtaaaaaaataaagaattgacaGACAGTTTAATTCTAAACTGTTAGTTTTATCTCCTCTTCAGTTCCCTTTTTTTAGGGAACAATCCGAGCTGGGAGTCATGTGTTGACGCAGCACTGCTGATAAGTGCCAGCCAGTGGTTGGTAGATGACTCAAAGCCACATCTTATTTTCTCTGTCACATACAGATTTGATTAACGCTGGGTTTGTTTTTAGAGCTCCATATCGAAAGCTGCCGTTTATTTGGGCTGCATTTTATTGGTATTCATACGTTTTGATACTGCGTATTGATGACAAACGGGACCCAGGCACCCAGTAAATGTAAAATCGGccgttgatttatttatttatttttttccccagtcacACGAGTCACAATTTAAGGTGGAAGGGCTCCACAATACGCTGAATATTACCTATCATCACCTTATCAATCGATTTTTGTGGATCACAAAAGTCCCCTCGGCTGCAGTAAATAGTAGGTTGCAGACCTTTGGCATGGCAGACATTTTGACCAAAATTGTAGGATAAGCCCAGATATATTATTTAAGGGCTGCATTCCATTTAGAGGAGGTTCTGCAGCTGATTTGCGTACTCAAGGAGCAGCTTAACACCAAATACTGAAGTGTCTGTTAATATGTTGGAAATCATGTTCTATTCAACAATAATATGACACGGAGCGGATTGTTTAGGGGTTGAGTTGTAGCTTTACGACAGAGGGGTAGTGCACTGACTTGTTGGGTggttgtttcctctctgcagATGGACTCTATCCTGTTTGCAGAATTTTTGATGTGGAGGGAACACCCGGGGCTGGACAGATCCTCCGCCTTCTTGAGTCGCATTTACAGAGAAGACATCGGACCCTGTTTATCCTTCACAAGATCAGAGGTCAGACCGCTGCTGCTTCAGTGCACCACCGCTATGCTGCTGCATTCAAAACTTGTTGTGTGGGGATGTGTTAACGTTGGTGTCGCCGTTTTCCACAGCTCTCCCAGCTGGTTCAGAGTGCAGTGGAGAAGAATTCTCTCACCATCGAGCCTGTAGCCATGTCAGCGCTACCGATGGTTAAAGCCTCCGCTATAGAGTGCGGAGGTCCTAAGTGAGTTACCATCGTCGGTCATAACTGCCCTTTTGTCCTCTTTTTCACTACTCAGTAGCCATTTAAACGCTGGGCATTTACTCCTTTTTTTTGGCCTTTGCTCATCCTCTGGTGATTTATGATCATAGCTGAAGCCTTTCCACTGGGCACATTTCTAATCTGACTGAttgaaaatctgtttttttttttttcccccagtggCTTTAGGGCTGCAATAGAGACGTAAGTCCCCTCAGAAATCAGTCACTCATTCAGCTTCTCACTAACTCGTGTTGCTGTGGCATGGATTGAGATCAGAGTGGTACCAAATCTGAAAAAACGAATGAACACTAAAGCTCTGCATGTGTCTGGGTTTGCACTGATGCAACCTAAAAACCCATTTCCCCTGTCTGTGACTAACCTTCCGTGACTGTGCAGCTTTATCACCGTTTGTCCCATGAAATAAGCCGTTACCGTGAACGTGCTGTCCCATGGCTTGGCTCAGCGTTACAATATGCAGGTTTCATTGCAGAGTGCCCGAAGAAGTGCGACTCATGTTCAGTGTCTGCTCTCATTTAACAGCAACTGTGTGGATCTGGTTATTGTTGCAGTCACTTTTAACATTTGAGCATCTCCACTTGTAGAAAATGCGCATTAAGCGGCCTCTCGCGGTTCTGCAGACATCGCATCAAACTGGGTGACAAGGGGAGCTACTATTACATTTCGCCCTCAAGCCGAGCACGGGTgacttttaaaaatatattttttttcttctctggttAACTTTCTTCATTGCAACCATTTTTTCCCCTATGTAAAGAGATGCTAAATGTGAATTGGTTGTGTTTTGTCTCTCTAGATCACAGCTGTGTGCAATTTCTTTACCTATATCCGGTACATCCAGCAGGGCCTGGTGAGACACGATGGTGAGATGACACAGGGGTCTCATCTTTGCTTTCTGCTCTGCCACAAGGGATTTCGATCTGGCAGCTGacatgtattttctttctttcttttcttgatCATCGTCCAGCGGACCAGATGTTTTGGGAAGTGATGCGTCTTCGCAGAGAGATGACAGTGTCCAAGTTAGGTTTCTACTTGACTGACCAGGGCTAGGAGACCTGACAGTCCTCTGAGATGCCCAACGGGACAGCAAGATCACAAGACTGCGATTATTCTCATACAAGTCTGGGGTAACGGTGGTCCCACCACCTGTGTTAGATACATTTTTGTCCAGCCAACCAGGGAAGCAGAAAGTGTTAAAGTGCCACTTTTGGAAATGCACTTAAGATAGAATCAAACCAGCACTACAGGAAAGGCATAAAAATAACACCGTTCTAAAGGTGGTGTTAGTCCCGCTAATGTTCAATACCTTTTTGCTGTTAAACCACAACCTAGGAAACTTAACTGCAGTCCTCAAGTATCTGTCTTCATTATTGTGGggaatatttgtttttaaattgtctGAACTCTTGAACTCTCCCCGGTGGAGAACGCGCATCTTCTCACGTTAACGCGATACATCGTACGTGTCCTGTTTCAGGTAATTGGTGTGTTGATCTGCTTCTCAAACAAACAGGACAACGCAGAATGAAAACACTACAGGGAGTTGGTCTCTTACCTCAAGTGCCACAACTATGCAGAGTAGTTTTGTTTCCATAAAGCAATAATTTGAGCTGTTTGTCGTTTCTACCCAAATGCAGTGCCCAGTGGCATCTCCTAACTGCACTCAGTCATCAGCTTAAACATCACAGCCAAGACTTTGTCCCAGCATGGCCTTAATTTTGATCATACACTCTTGCACATCCTGCTCTGCCTCGTCGTAAAATCATAAAACGATCACCTTCAGCCCCTCGCAATAAACAGCTTAGGCATGTGTTTCATAATCCGATGTATTCctattaaaacattaaaaatggaCAAAGCTTTGCAATGTAGACCGAGCGTAAACTTTATTGAAGATGATTTGCAATTGTTCAGATGTAGTTTTGCATGTTTGCAGTTAACACACAGTAAAAGCCATAAATGACTTTGCATGAAAGCTAAACACAGCCATGTTATCCAATGAAGAATTACCTCATAGTTTCAATTTGTCATGATCAATGGACAGTCTTTATGGAAAAAATATTGCAATGGTGAAAATGAAGAGCTTTATGTTAGAAAGTGCAATAACTGCTTTTTAGCCATATCATGGGTTTCACGTTCCTAACCTCAGTGTAATGAAAAGGTATCTGTGTAAACAGTCCATTAAACACAAGGCATTGTAGCCTGAGTATCGCTTTTGTACCGTGTGTTATTTATGGTTCTCAATTGTACAAAAAGCCAATGACTCATCTCGATGTCATTCATTTCAAACCAGCACAACATCAGGACTTGCTTTCAGAGTCAGGCCACTGCTGGGAACGGCCTGGTCACCCTGACAAACACTCACAGTTGCCCAACAGGTTTGTAAGCAGGAATCAGGCTCAGGGACACTGAAGAAATCCTAAGACCAGCTCAGAGGTGCCTCATGGTctaaaaatctgtttttggAACAAACATTCCAGTAAGATTTTAGTTTCCGGATTGAAACGGCTTCTGTGAGCTGTTTTCagagcttttttattttttgatttgTTGTACAGATTACAGCAGAACTACAAAAAGAGTTTATGAATGAGCACCATCACTGTTAATGTGTGTAGTCAGAGAATGTGTCTAGTTATCCAGATCATTGGCCAACAACTGCAATGTTCAGTTTGA
This genomic interval from Odontesthes bonariensis isolate fOdoBon6 chromosome 7, fOdoBon6.hap1, whole genome shotgun sequence contains the following:
- the rab3il1 gene encoding guanine nucleotide exchange factor for Rab-3A is translated as MVREANVKQAAAEKQLKEAQGKIDVLQAEVMALKTLVLTSTPSSPNRQLHPQLQSSGTRGAHKHVGHIRNKSASGAFAATSTKPELSSVSIQPVAKEDREMDSILFAEFLMWREHPGLDRSSAFLSRIYREDIGPCLSFTRSELSQLVQSAVEKNSLTIEPVAMSALPMVKASAIECGGPKKCALSGLSRFCRHRIKLGDKGSYYYISPSSRARITAVCNFFTYIRYIQQGLVRHDADQMFWEVMRLRREMTVSKLGFYLTDQG